A window of Microbacterium luteolum contains these coding sequences:
- a CDS encoding glycoside hydrolase family 2 TIM barrel-domain containing protein — MTRIAFVDGWSVGPKLGAFETRDGSTASVPVRLPHDALRDLPRAADAGQGVHSGYIPGGVFEYAKTFDVPEEWREKTVRIEFEGVYRDATVFLNGDFAAHEANGYSAFVVEADPFLRFGERNTITVEARVHRDSRWYTGGGIYRPVHLVLDDPVHLALDGTVVESHDIDAERAIVEIATSVANRTRHAATRRLNWAVVDEDGAEVATGTSPVTVLPGEQAVARARLAVRSPRLWGPDSPHRYLVRTTLADGQGAVTDETVTRHGIRRLQLDVAHGLRVNGVVVDLRGACIHHDNGPLGAVSIADAEDRRVRLLKAAGFNAIRSAHNPASRALLDACDAHGMLVMDELTDVWTKSKTAFDSSIGFDERWRRDVASLVAKNRNHPSVVLVSIGNEILELATPHGATWSRRIAEEFRRLDPSRFVTNGINGVIANLGALAESMADAPPADPNTMMAEMGERMASMNASPLVTESTEESAAVLDVVGFNYADSRYDLDAELFPNRVIVGSETFPDRIASLWADVRRLPHVIGDFTWTGWDYIGEAGIGRVDYTDVEGYVPTGTAGPFPYLLADCGDIDITGHRLPASHYREIVFGLRTEPVIAVHRPQHHGRPASKTPWSWDDVVSSWSWGAAEDSPVTVDVYADAEEVELLLDDVVIDRVAVGSPLPLIARFETRYRRGVLTAVAYAAGQEVARTSLRTAGDPRLVVRAERTEISGADALAYIALTIEDAEGTVLCDADVPVTVEVSGGVIAGMGSGQPRTEEGFAGPTRSTHDGRALVIVRPSDLGEIVVTASAAGFPSAEVVVTRR; from the coding sequence ATGACCCGCATCGCCTTCGTCGACGGATGGAGCGTCGGCCCGAAACTCGGCGCCTTCGAGACCCGGGACGGCTCCACGGCATCCGTGCCCGTCCGCCTGCCGCATGACGCGCTGCGCGACCTGCCGCGCGCCGCCGACGCCGGCCAGGGCGTGCACAGCGGATACATCCCCGGCGGCGTCTTCGAGTATGCGAAGACCTTCGACGTGCCGGAGGAGTGGCGCGAGAAGACCGTCCGCATCGAGTTCGAGGGCGTCTACCGCGACGCGACCGTCTTCCTCAACGGGGACTTCGCCGCGCATGAGGCGAACGGCTACTCGGCGTTCGTGGTCGAGGCCGACCCGTTCCTGCGGTTCGGCGAGCGCAACACGATCACGGTGGAGGCGCGAGTCCACCGCGACAGCCGGTGGTACACCGGCGGGGGCATCTACCGGCCGGTGCACCTGGTCCTCGACGACCCGGTGCATCTCGCCCTCGACGGCACCGTCGTCGAGAGTCACGACATCGACGCCGAGCGCGCGATCGTCGAGATCGCCACCTCCGTCGCGAACCGCACGAGGCACGCGGCGACGCGCCGCCTGAACTGGGCCGTCGTCGACGAGGACGGCGCCGAGGTGGCGACCGGCACCTCGCCCGTCACGGTGCTCCCGGGGGAGCAGGCGGTGGCGCGCGCCCGTCTCGCGGTGCGCTCGCCGCGGTTGTGGGGCCCGGATTCGCCGCACCGCTACCTCGTCCGCACGACGCTGGCCGACGGACAGGGCGCCGTGACCGACGAGACCGTCACGCGGCACGGCATCCGTCGTCTGCAGCTCGACGTCGCGCACGGTCTGCGCGTGAACGGCGTCGTCGTCGATCTGCGCGGTGCCTGCATCCATCACGACAACGGCCCGCTCGGCGCGGTGTCGATCGCGGATGCCGAGGATCGACGCGTGCGTTTGCTCAAGGCCGCCGGCTTCAACGCGATCCGCAGCGCCCACAATCCGGCGAGCCGCGCTCTGCTGGACGCGTGCGACGCGCACGGGATGCTCGTGATGGACGAGCTGACCGATGTCTGGACGAAGTCCAAGACGGCTTTCGACTCGTCGATCGGCTTCGACGAGCGGTGGCGCCGCGATGTCGCCTCGCTCGTCGCGAAGAACCGGAACCATCCGTCGGTCGTCCTCGTGTCGATCGGCAACGAGATCCTCGAGCTCGCGACGCCGCACGGCGCGACCTGGAGTCGCCGCATCGCCGAGGAGTTCCGCCGGCTCGATCCGTCGAGGTTCGTGACGAACGGCATCAACGGCGTCATCGCGAACCTCGGGGCGCTGGCGGAATCGATGGCGGATGCGCCCCCCGCGGACCCGAACACGATGATGGCCGAGATGGGCGAGCGGATGGCGTCGATGAACGCCTCGCCGCTGGTGACCGAGTCGACCGAGGAGTCGGCGGCGGTGCTCGACGTCGTCGGCTTCAACTACGCGGACTCGCGCTACGACCTCGACGCGGAGCTCTTCCCGAACCGTGTGATCGTCGGGTCGGAGACCTTCCCGGATCGGATCGCCTCGCTGTGGGCGGACGTGCGTCGTCTGCCGCACGTCATCGGCGACTTCACCTGGACGGGGTGGGACTACATCGGCGAAGCGGGCATCGGCCGCGTGGACTACACGGACGTCGAGGGCTACGTGCCGACGGGGACGGCGGGGCCCTTCCCGTACCTGCTCGCCGACTGCGGGGACATCGACATCACCGGACACCGGCTTCCGGCCTCTCACTATCGCGAGATCGTGTTCGGTCTGCGCACGGAGCCGGTGATCGCCGTGCATCGTCCGCAGCATCACGGCCGGCCCGCGTCGAAGACGCCGTGGTCGTGGGATGACGTCGTGTCCAGCTGGAGCTGGGGTGCGGCAGAGGACTCTCCGGTGACGGTCGACGTCTATGCGGATGCCGAGGAGGTCGAGCTGCTCCTCGACGACGTCGTCATCGATCGCGTCGCCGTCGGGTCGCCGCTGCCCCTGATCGCGCGCTTCGAGACGCGGTACCGACGCGGTGTGCTGACGGCTGTCGCCTATGCCGCCGGGCAAGAGGTCGCCAGGACGTCGCTGCGGACGGCCGGAGATCCCCGCCTCGTCGTGCGAGCAGAACGCACCGAGATCTCCGGCGCGGACGCCCTCGCCTACATCGCCCTGACGATCGAGGATGCCGAGGGCACGGTCCTGTGCGATGCCGACGTCCCGGTGACCGTCGAGGTGTCCGGCGGCGTGATCGCCGGGATGGGGTCGGGGCAGCCTCGCACCGAGGAGGGGTTCGCCGGTCCGACGCGGAGCACGCATGACGGCCGTGCGCTCGTCATCGTCCGCCCCTCGGACCTGGGCGAGATCGTCGTGACGGCATCCGCCGCAGGGTTCCCGTCGGCCGAGGTGGTGGTGACTCGGCGATGA
- a CDS encoding TetR/AcrR family transcriptional regulator: MTMNKGPSVRRGVRGEYAKTRERRRTILDAALEVFSEGGYRAGSLRDIAQRVGISEAGLLHHFPNKVALLEAVLDHRDDRSREMVPLESGDGVAMMRGLVRLALYNASVPGVVELYCTLSAEATSPDHPAHGYFVRRYVYTRANIEKGFANLESRGMLKPGASPYRCAVALIAMMDGLQVQWLLDRTVVDMAEELRALISTFADIDWDESTDDEAGGERA; this comes from the coding sequence ATGACCATGAACAAAGGGCCCAGTGTGCGCCGCGGCGTGCGCGGCGAGTACGCCAAGACGCGCGAACGACGGCGGACCATCCTCGATGCCGCGCTCGAGGTGTTCTCGGAGGGCGGCTACCGCGCCGGTTCGCTGAGGGACATCGCCCAGCGCGTGGGGATCAGCGAGGCGGGACTCCTCCATCACTTCCCGAACAAGGTGGCGCTGCTGGAGGCCGTGCTCGATCACCGCGACGACCGGTCGCGCGAGATGGTTCCCCTGGAGTCCGGCGACGGCGTGGCCATGATGCGCGGCCTGGTCCGGCTGGCGCTCTACAACGCGTCGGTGCCCGGTGTCGTCGAGCTCTACTGCACGCTCTCGGCGGAGGCGACCTCACCCGATCACCCGGCGCACGGCTACTTCGTGCGTCGCTACGTCTACACCCGCGCGAACATCGAGAAGGGCTTCGCGAACCTGGAGTCCCGGGGGATGCTGAAGCCGGGAGCCTCGCCGTACCGATGCGCCGTGGCTCTCATCGCCATGATGGACGGCCTGCAGGTGCAATGGCTCCTCGACCGGACGGTCGTGGACATGGCCGAAGAGCTCCGCGCGTTGATCAGCACCTTCGCCGACATCGACTGGGACGAGTCGACGGACGACGAGGCCGGAGGCGAGAGGGCATGA